A region from the Benincasa hispida cultivar B227 chromosome 8, ASM972705v1, whole genome shotgun sequence genome encodes:
- the LOC120083944 gene encoding circumsporozoite protein-like, whose product MNYFKARLTFFLLLSFALITLARITPHSESQNNTITINDYADPGANPRHDPNQPPMMINDYADPGANPRHDPNQTPMMINDYTDPGANPRHDPNQPPMMINRANPRHDPNQPPMMINDYTDPRANPRHDPNQPPMMINDYADAGANPRHDSNQSPPPRRFKVSAAGGHVSKNS is encoded by the exons ATGAATTATTTCAAAGCTCGCCTCACCTTCTTCCTCTTGCTCTCGTTTGCCCTCATTACCTTGGCTCGGATCACGCCCCATTCAG AAAGCCAAAACAACACGATTACAATAAATGACTATGCTGATCCAGGAGCTAATCCTAGACATGATCCAAATCAGCCACCAATGATGATAAATGACTATGCTGATCCAGGAGCTAATCCAAGACATGATCCAAATCAGACACCAATGATGATAAATGACTATACTGATCCAGGAGCTAATCCAAGACATGATCCAAATCAGCCTCCAATGATGATAAATC GAGCTAATCCAAGACATGATCCAAATCAGCCACCAATGATGATAAATGACTATACTGATCCAAGAGCTAATCCTAGACATGATCCAAATCAGCCACCAATGATGATAAATGACTATGCTGATGCAGGAGCTAATCCAAGACATGATTCAAATCAGTCGCCCCCACCTCGACGGTTTAAGGTTAGCGCTGCCGGTGGCCACGTCAGcaaaaattcttaa